The Candidatus Eisenbacteria bacterium region GACCGGAAGGAAGTACCGGGCCGCGAGCGCGAAGTACGCGGCGGAGCCGCCCAGGACCTCCTGCACGCGCCCCGCGGGAGTCTGGATGGTGTCGAGCCCGATGGATCCGACGACCGCGATCGACATGGGTTACATCGCCTCCGGCGCGCTCACGCCCAAGAGATGGAGTCCCCGGCGGAAGACGATGCCGGTCGCGCGCGTCAGGAGGAGCCGCGCCGCCGTGAGCGGCGCGTCCTGCGTGACGACGCGGTGCTGGTGGTAGAAGGAATGGAATCGCGCGGCGAGGTCCTTGAGATAGGCCGGGATCCGGTGCGGCTCCCGGCTTCGCGCCGACGCGACGATGAGGGACGGAAGCGCCGAGAGCCCGCGCAGGAGCGTCAGCGTCTCCGGCTCGGACAGGAGATCGAGGCGCGCCGTCCCCGGGTCCGGATCGGCGACGCCCTGGGCGCGCGCGTACTCGAGCACGTGATGGATGCGAGCGTGCGCGTACTGGACGTAGTACACGGGATTCTCTTCGGTGCGGCGCACCGCGAGCTCCATGTCGAAGTCCATCGGGCTCTCCGCGCGCCGCATCAGGAAGAAGAACCGCGCCGCGTCCACGCCGACCTCGTCGATCAGCTCCTCGAGCGTGATGAACTCCCCGCCGCGCTTCGACATCTTCACGGCCTCACCCCCGCGCAGGAGGCGCACCCACTGGGCGACGATCACCTCGAAGCGATCCTTCTCCCAGCCGAGCGCCTCGAGCACGCCCTGCATGCGCTGGACGTGGCCATGGTGATCCGG contains the following coding sequences:
- a CDS encoding DALR anticodon-binding domain-containing protein; the protein is PDHHGHVQRMQGVLEALGWEKDRFEVIVAQWVRLLRGGEAVKMSKRGGEFITLEELIDEVGVDAARFFFLMRRAESPMDFDMELAVRRTEENPVYYVQYAHARIHHVLEYARAQGVADPDPGTARLDLLSEPETLTLLRGLSALPSLIVASARSREPHRIPAYLKDLAARFHSFYHQHRVVTQDAPLTAARLLLTRATGIVFRRGLHLLGVSAPEAM